The Pseudomonas extremaustralis genome contains a region encoding:
- a CDS encoding DUF2388 domain-containing protein, with translation MRSPLIAATLGLLLLADVAQAHTLVATSNIIVRASGRTIDFTSDTTTSIRDSKVVREAHDDAASFVATHGEIRGAQLEAAFDTLRTRLPEARDASDQTLAEAILAL, from the coding sequence ATGCGTAGCCCGCTGATCGCCGCCACCCTTGGCCTGCTGTTGTTGGCCGACGTTGCCCAGGCGCATACCCTGGTGGCCACCAGTAACATCATTGTTCGCGCCTCAGGCCGTACCATTGATTTCACCTCGGACACCACCACCTCCATCCGCGATTCCAAAGTCGTGCGCGAAGCCCACGATGACGCCGCCAGTTTCGTCGCTACCCACGGCGAGATCCGCGGCGCGCAATTGGAAGCCGCATTCGACACCCTGCGGACCCGCTTGCCGGAAGCCCGCGACGCCAGTGACCAGACCCTCGCCGAAGCCATTCTCGCTCTGTGA
- a CDS encoding acetyl-CoA hydrolase/transferase family protein, with amino-acid sequence MYRDRIRLPSLLNKVMSAADAAALIEDGMTVGMSGFTRAGEAKAVPQALAERAKTSPLKITLMTGASLGNDLDKQLTEAGVLSRRMPFQVDSTLRKAINAGEVMFIDQHLSETVEQLRNNQLKLPDIAVIEAVAITEQGHIVPTTSVGNSASFAIFAKQVIVEINMAHHSNLEGLHDIYIPTYRPTRTPIPLVKVDDRIGSTAIPIPPEKIVAIVITNKPDSPSTVSSPDAETQGIATHLINFLKQEVDAGRMTNKLGPLQAGIGNIANAVMCGLIDSPFEDLTMYSEVLQDSTFDLIDAGKLTFASGSSITLSERRNSNVFGNLERYKDKLVLRPQEISNHPEVVRRLGIIAINTALEFDIYGNVNSTHVCGTRMMNGIGGSGDFARNAHLAIFVTKSIAKGGAISSVVPMVSHVDHTEHDVDILVTEVGLADLRGLAPRERARVIIDNCVHPDYRDALNKYFNAACAIGGHTPHVLREALSWHINLEETGHMLKD; translated from the coding sequence ATGTACCGTGATCGTATCCGCTTGCCTTCGCTGTTGAACAAGGTCATGAGCGCGGCTGATGCCGCCGCACTGATCGAGGACGGCATGACCGTCGGCATGAGCGGCTTCACCCGTGCCGGTGAAGCCAAGGCCGTCCCCCAAGCCCTGGCCGAACGCGCCAAGACGTCGCCGCTGAAAATCACCCTGATGACCGGTGCCAGCCTGGGCAACGACCTCGACAAGCAACTGACCGAAGCCGGCGTGCTGTCGCGACGCATGCCGTTCCAGGTCGACAGCACACTGCGCAAGGCGATCAATGCCGGCGAAGTGATGTTCATCGACCAGCATTTGTCGGAAACCGTCGAGCAGCTGCGCAACAACCAGCTCAAGCTGCCTGACATCGCTGTGATCGAAGCCGTCGCGATCACCGAACAAGGGCATATCGTGCCGACCACTTCCGTGGGCAACTCGGCCAGTTTCGCGATTTTCGCCAAGCAAGTGATCGTCGAGATCAACATGGCGCACCACTCGAACCTGGAAGGCCTGCACGACATCTACATCCCGACCTATCGGCCGACGCGCACACCGATCCCGCTGGTAAAAGTCGACGACCGCATTGGCAGCACCGCGATCCCGATTCCGCCGGAGAAGATCGTTGCGATCGTCATCACCAACAAGCCCGACTCGCCTTCCACAGTGTCGTCGCCGGACGCCGAAACCCAAGGCATCGCCACCCACCTGATCAACTTCCTCAAACAGGAAGTGGACGCTGGTCGCATGACCAATAAGCTCGGCCCGCTGCAGGCTGGGATCGGCAACATCGCCAACGCCGTGATGTGCGGCTTGATCGATTCGCCGTTCGAAGACCTGACCATGTATTCGGAAGTGTTGCAGGACTCGACGTTCGACCTGATTGACGCTGGCAAGCTGACCTTCGCCTCCGGCAGTTCGATCACCTTGTCGGAGCGGCGCAACAGCAACGTGTTCGGCAACCTGGAGCGCTACAAAGACAAACTGGTACTGCGCCCGCAGGAAATTTCCAACCACCCGGAAGTGGTTCGCCGCCTGGGCATCATCGCGATCAACACTGCGCTGGAGTTCGACATCTACGGCAACGTCAACTCCACGCACGTATGCGGGACGCGGATGATGAACGGGATTGGCGGCTCGGGCGACTTCGCTCGGAACGCTCACCTGGCGATCTTCGTCACCAAGTCGATTGCCAAGGGTGGGGCGATTTCCAGCGTGGTGCCAATGGTCAGCCACGTCGACCACACCGAGCACGACGTCGACATCCTGGTGACCGAGGTGGGCCTCGCCGACCTGCGTGGCCTGGCGCCACGTGAGCGCGCACGGGTGATCATCGACAACTGTGTGCATCCCGACTACCGCGATGCGCTGAACAAATACTTCAACGCCGCTTGTGCAATCGGTGGTCACACCCCGCACGTCCTGCGCGAAGCCCTGAGCTGGCACATCAATCTGGAAGAAACCGGGCACATGCTCAAGGATTGA
- a CDS encoding DUF2388 domain-containing protein, protein MSRLRLLSAAALLVLAANANASSFLVTTDSIVGALKATSDASSDATSSLRDNKVVRAARDDAASFVASEGAIRGVKLESALAQIRQQAPQLNAATDTQLAQAILAI, encoded by the coding sequence ATGTCCCGTCTTCGCCTGCTGAGTGCTGCCGCCCTGCTGGTCCTGGCTGCCAATGCCAATGCAAGCAGCTTTCTTGTGACCACTGACTCCATCGTCGGCGCACTGAAGGCTACTTCCGACGCCAGCTCCGATGCCACTTCGTCGCTGCGTGACAACAAGGTCGTGCGTGCGGCCCGTGACGACGCGGCCAGTTTTGTTGCCAGTGAAGGCGCCATCCGTGGCGTGAAACTGGAAAGTGCGCTGGCCCAGATCCGTCAACAAGCTCCGCAACTGAACGCCGCGACCGACACACAGCTGGCCCAGGCCATCCTGGCTATCTGA
- a CDS encoding DUF1127 domain-containing protein, whose protein sequence is MERTLSSELFSDKAVNNQAALPLRVLANLMLWQRRISSRHQLARLDSRLLADAGISEAQRYEELSKPFWR, encoded by the coding sequence ATGGAACGTACACTCAGTTCCGAACTGTTCTCCGACAAAGCTGTAAACAACCAAGCTGCACTGCCTTTGCGCGTTCTTGCCAACCTGATGTTGTGGCAGCGCCGCATTTCCAGCCGTCACCAACTGGCTCGCCTGGATTCGCGTCTGCTGGCTGACGCTGGTATCAGCGAAGCTCAACGCTACGAAGAGCTGAGCAAGCCGTTCTGGCGCTGA
- a CDS encoding DUF2388 domain-containing protein: MAFSHRLLIVPMLLTACWSPLALAFDLTLQSTVSSAYATSKVTSAPFDKKVVLAAQDDAAAFIATDGQWRGARLESAFDYLRRTQPKLNASDLELAQAILVQ; the protein is encoded by the coding sequence ATGGCTTTTTCACACCGCCTGTTAATCGTTCCGATGCTGCTTACTGCCTGCTGGTCGCCATTGGCTTTGGCTTTTGACCTGACCCTCCAGAGCACCGTCTCGAGTGCGTATGCCACCAGTAAGGTGACCTCCGCACCCTTCGACAAGAAAGTCGTATTGGCCGCTCAGGACGACGCTGCCGCTTTTATTGCCACTGACGGCCAATGGCGCGGCGCACGACTGGAATCAGCGTTCGATTATCTGCGTCGCACCCAACCAAAACTTAACGCCAGCGACCTTGAACTGGCGCAAGCAATTCTCGTCCAATAA